In the genome of Magnolia sinica isolate HGM2019 chromosome 2, MsV1, whole genome shotgun sequence, one region contains:
- the LOC131237905 gene encoding histone deacetylase 6 isoform X1 — protein sequence MADTSGVALPSGPDAKKRRVCYFYEPSIGDYYYGQGHPMKPHRIRMAHNLIVHYSLHRLMQIHRPFPASPDDIRRFHSDDYVDFLASVTPETQHDPSTFGRDLKRFNVGEDCPVFDGLFGFCQASAGGSIGAAVRINRGDTDIAVNWAGGLHHAKKCEASGFCYVNDIVLGILELLKVHKRVLYVDIDIHHGDGVEEAFFTTDRVMTVSFHKYGDYFPGTGHLKDVGFGQGKYYALNVPLNDGMDDDSFRGLFRPIIQKVMEVYQPDAVVLQCGADSLSGDRLGCFNLSVRGHADCLRFLRSFNVPLMVLGGGGYTIRNVARCWCYETAVAVGVEPENKLPYNEYYEYFGPDYTLHIEPSNMENQNSQKDLEKMRNVLLEQLSNIQHVPSVPFQTRPPNTEPPEEEEEDMDQRPKCRIWDGQYYGSEFGEDVKPRALNVDAHSMGNPDMRSVKAETKEEPLIKAEET from the exons ATGGCAGACACCTCCGGCGTCGCCCTCCCATCAGGGCCCGATGCTAAAAAGCGCCGGGTGTGCTACTTCTACGAGCCGTCCATCGGCGACTACTACTACGGCCAGGGCCACCCGATGAAACCCCACCGCATCCGGATGGCCCACAACCTCATTGTCCACTACTCTCTCCACCGTCTGATGCAGATCCACCGTCCGTTCCCCGCCTCCCCCGACGACATCCGCCGCTTCCACTCCGACGACTACGTCGATTTCCTCGCCTCCGTCACGCCGGAGACGCAACACGATCCGTCCACCTTCGGCCGCGACCTCAAGCGCTTCAACGTCGGCGAGGACTGCCCTGTCTTTGACGGCCTCTTCGGATTCTGCCAGGCGTCCGCCGGGGGCTCGATCGGCGCTGCCGTCCGAATCAACCGTGGGGACACGGACATTGCTGTCAACTGGGCTGGTGGGCTGCATCACGCCAAGAAATGCGAGGCTTCGGGGTTCTGCTACGTGAACGATATCGTGCTGGGGATTCTTGAATTGTTGAAGGTTCACAAG CGCGTTCTGTATGTAGATATAGACATTCACCATGGAGATGGGGTTGAAGAGGCATTTTTCACAACTGACAGGGTCATGACTGTATCTTTCCACAAATACGGAGATTACTTTCCTGGAACGGGGCATCTTAAGGACGTCGGATTTGGTCAGGGAAAATACTATGCTCTAAACGTCCCTTTAAATGATGGAATGGATGATGACAGTTTCCGGGGACTATTTAGGCCCATCATTCAAAAAGTCATGGAGGTTTATCAGCCAGATGCAGTTGTTCTTCAATGTGGGGCGGATTCTTTGTCTGGAGATAGGCTAGGTTGCTTCAACTTGTCAGTGAGGGGTCATGCGGATTGTCTACGTTTCCTTAGATCCTTCAACGTCCCTCTGATGGTTTTGGGTGGTGGAGGCTATACGATACGTAATGTAGCACGTTGCTGGTGCTATGAG ACTGCGGTTGCAGTTGGGGTGGAACCTGAAAATAAATTGCCTTACAATGAATATTACGAATACTTTGGACCGGACtatacactccatattgaacCAAGCAACATGGAGAATCAGAACTCACAAAAAGATTTGGAGAAAATGAG GAATGTGCTGCTGGAGCAACTTTCAAATATTCAACATGTTCCCAGTGTACCATTTCAGACCAGACCCCCCAATACTGAACCTCCAGAGGAG gaagaagaagatatgGACCAAAGGCCAAAATGTCGTATATGGGATGGTCAATATTATGGATCTGAATTTGGGGAAGACGTGAAGCCTCGTGCCTTGAATGTTGATGCTCATTCTATGGGGAACCCTGACATGAG
- the LOC131237905 gene encoding histone deacetylase 6 isoform X2, with protein MADTSGVALPSGPDAKKRRVCYFYEPSIGDYYYGQGHPMKPHRIRMAHNLIVHYSLHRLMQIHRPFPASPDDIRRFHSDDYVDFLASVTPETQHDPSTFGRDLKRFNVGEDCPVFDGLFGFCQASAGGSIGAAVRINRGDTDIAVNWAGGLHHAKKCEASGFCYVNDIVLGILELLKVHKRVLYVDIDIHHGDGVEEAFFTTDRVMTVSFHKYGDYFPGTGHLKDVGFGQGKYYALNVPLNDGMDDDSFRGLFRPIIQKVMEVYQPDAVVLQCGADSLSGDRLGCFNLSVRGHADCLRFLRSFNVPLMVLGGGGYTIRNVARCWCYETAVAVGVEPENKLPYNEYYEYFGPDYTLHIEPSNMENQNSQKDLEKMRNVLLEQLSNIQHVPSVPFQTRPPNTEPPEEEEEDMDQRPKCRIWDGQYYGSEFGEDVKPRALNVDAHSMGNPDMRFLNNA; from the exons ATGGCAGACACCTCCGGCGTCGCCCTCCCATCAGGGCCCGATGCTAAAAAGCGCCGGGTGTGCTACTTCTACGAGCCGTCCATCGGCGACTACTACTACGGCCAGGGCCACCCGATGAAACCCCACCGCATCCGGATGGCCCACAACCTCATTGTCCACTACTCTCTCCACCGTCTGATGCAGATCCACCGTCCGTTCCCCGCCTCCCCCGACGACATCCGCCGCTTCCACTCCGACGACTACGTCGATTTCCTCGCCTCCGTCACGCCGGAGACGCAACACGATCCGTCCACCTTCGGCCGCGACCTCAAGCGCTTCAACGTCGGCGAGGACTGCCCTGTCTTTGACGGCCTCTTCGGATTCTGCCAGGCGTCCGCCGGGGGCTCGATCGGCGCTGCCGTCCGAATCAACCGTGGGGACACGGACATTGCTGTCAACTGGGCTGGTGGGCTGCATCACGCCAAGAAATGCGAGGCTTCGGGGTTCTGCTACGTGAACGATATCGTGCTGGGGATTCTTGAATTGTTGAAGGTTCACAAG CGCGTTCTGTATGTAGATATAGACATTCACCATGGAGATGGGGTTGAAGAGGCATTTTTCACAACTGACAGGGTCATGACTGTATCTTTCCACAAATACGGAGATTACTTTCCTGGAACGGGGCATCTTAAGGACGTCGGATTTGGTCAGGGAAAATACTATGCTCTAAACGTCCCTTTAAATGATGGAATGGATGATGACAGTTTCCGGGGACTATTTAGGCCCATCATTCAAAAAGTCATGGAGGTTTATCAGCCAGATGCAGTTGTTCTTCAATGTGGGGCGGATTCTTTGTCTGGAGATAGGCTAGGTTGCTTCAACTTGTCAGTGAGGGGTCATGCGGATTGTCTACGTTTCCTTAGATCCTTCAACGTCCCTCTGATGGTTTTGGGTGGTGGAGGCTATACGATACGTAATGTAGCACGTTGCTGGTGCTATGAG ACTGCGGTTGCAGTTGGGGTGGAACCTGAAAATAAATTGCCTTACAATGAATATTACGAATACTTTGGACCGGACtatacactccatattgaacCAAGCAACATGGAGAATCAGAACTCACAAAAAGATTTGGAGAAAATGAG GAATGTGCTGCTGGAGCAACTTTCAAATATTCAACATGTTCCCAGTGTACCATTTCAGACCAGACCCCCCAATACTGAACCTCCAGAGGAG gaagaagaagatatgGACCAAAGGCCAAAATGTCGTATATGGGATGGTCAATATTATGGATCTGAATTTGGGGAAGACGTGAAGCCTCGTGCCTTGAATGTTGATGCTCATTCTATGGGGAACCCTGACATGAG